Proteins encoded together in one Pseudomonas arsenicoxydans window:
- a CDS encoding SDR family oxidoreductase, whose protein sequence is MSTPGTGTHGRVALVTGAARGIGLGIAAWLICEGWQVVLTDLDRARGSKVTKVLGENAWFIAMDVSNEGQVALGVAEVLGQFGRLDALVCNAAVADPHNITLESLDLAYWNRVLAVNLSGPMLLAKHCAPYLRAHSGAIVNLASTRAAQSEPDTEAYAASKGGLLALTHALAISLGPEIRVNAVSPGWIDTRDPAVRRAEPLTDADHAQHPAGRVGTVEDVAAMVAWLLSKNAGFVTGQEFVVDGGMTKKMVYK, encoded by the coding sequence ATGTCCACGCCGGGCACTGGCACCCATGGCCGCGTTGCGCTGGTCACGGGGGCCGCGCGAGGCATTGGTCTGGGGATCGCTGCCTGGCTGATCTGCGAAGGCTGGCAGGTGGTGCTGACCGATCTGGATCGAGCGCGGGGTTCGAAGGTGACGAAGGTGCTGGGCGAAAACGCCTGGTTCATCGCCATGGACGTTTCGAACGAGGGGCAAGTGGCGTTGGGTGTCGCCGAGGTGCTGGGACAGTTCGGGCGTCTGGATGCTCTGGTGTGTAACGCGGCGGTGGCTGATCCGCACAACATCACGCTGGAAAGTCTTGATCTGGCGTACTGGAACCGTGTGTTGGCAGTCAACCTCAGCGGACCAATGCTGTTGGCCAAGCATTGTGCGCCGTATCTGCGCGCTCACAGCGGCGCGATCGTCAACCTGGCCTCGACCCGCGCCGCGCAGTCGGAACCGGACACAGAGGCCTATGCTGCGAGCAAGGGCGGTCTGTTGGCCCTGACTCACGCATTGGCCATCAGTCTGGGGCCGGAGATTCGCGTCAACGCGGTGAGCCCGGGCTGGATCGATACCCGGGATCCGGCGGTACGACGTGCCGAACCGCTGACTGATGCCGATCATGCCCAGCATCCGGCGGGCAGGGTAGGGACGGTCGAAGACGTCGCGGCGATGGTGGCCTGGCTGCTGTCGAAGAACGCCGGTTTCGTC